The following coding sequences lie in one Rhinolophus ferrumequinum isolate MPI-CBG mRhiFer1 chromosome 16, mRhiFer1_v1.p, whole genome shotgun sequence genomic window:
- the ADD3 gene encoding gamma-adducin isoform X2, with amino-acid sequence MSSDASQGVITTPPPPSMPHKERYFDRINENDPEYIRERNMSPDLRQDFNMMEQRKRVTQILQSPAFREDLESLIQEQMKKGHNPTGLLALQQIADYIMANSFSGFTSPPLSLGMVTPINDLPGADTSSYVKGEKLTRCKLASLYRLADLFGWAHLANTYISVRISKEQDHIIIIPRGLSFSEATASNLVKVNIIGEVVDQGSTNLKIDHTGFSPHAAIYSTRPDVKCVIHIHTLATAAVSSMKCGILPISQESLILGDVAYYDYQGSLDEQEERIQLQKVLGPSCKVLVLRNHGVVALGETVEEAFHYIFNVQIACEIQVQALAGAGGVDNLLVLDLQKYKAFTHSVAASGGGGVNMGSHQKWKVGEIEFEGLMRTLDNLGYRTGYAYRHPLIREKPRHKSDVEIPATVTAFSFEDDTVPLSPLKYMAQRQQREKTRWLNSPNTYMKVNVPEESRNGETSPRTKITWMKAEDSSKVSSGTPIKIEDPNQFVPLNTNPNEVLEKRNKIREQNRYDLKTAGPQSQLLAGIVVDKPPSTMQFEDDELAPSAPPNPFSHLTEGELEEYKKTIERKQRGLEENHELFSKSFISMEVPVMVVNGKDDMHDIEDELAKRVSRLTTSPTIENVEITIKSPEKIEEVLSPEGSPSKSPSKKKKKFRTPSFLKKNKKKEKVEA; translated from the exons ATGAGTTCAGATGCCAGCCAAGGCGTGATCactactcctcctcctcctagcATGCCTCACAAAGAGAGGTATTTTGACCGCATCAATGAAAATGACCCAGAATACATCAGGGAGAGGAACATGTCTCCTGATCTACGACAAGACTTCAATATGATGGAGCAGAGGAAACGAGTTACTCAGATCTTGCAAAGTCCT GCCTTTCGGGAAGACCTGGAAAGCCTTATTCAAGAACAGATGAAGAAAGGTCACAACCCAACCGGATTACTCGCATTGCAACAGATTGCAGATTACATCATGGCCAATTCTTTCTCTGGCTTTACTTCACCTCCCCTCA gTCTTGGCATGGTCACACCTATCAATGACCTACCCGGAGCAGATACATCCTCCTAcgtaaaaggagaaaaacttacTCGTTGTAAACTTGCCAGCCTCTACAGACTTGCAGACTTGTTTGGATGGGCACACCTGGCGAATACCTATATCTCA gtAAGAATAAGTAAGGAGCAAGACCACATTATTATAATTCCCAGAGGCCTGTCTTTTTCTGAAGCCACAGCCTCCAATTTG gTGAAAGTCAATATAATAGGAGAAGTGGTTGATCAGGGAAGTACTAACTTGAAAATCGACCATACAGGATTCAGTCCCCATGCTGCAATCTATTCAACACGTCCTGATGTTAAGTGTGTAATACACATCCATACCCTTGCAACAGCCGCT GTATCCTCCATGAAGTGCGGGATCCTTCCTATTTCTCAGGAATCCCTGATCCTGGGAGATGTCGCCTATTATGACTATCAGGGGTCACTTGATGAACAGGAGGAGAGAATTCAACTGCAGAAAGTTCTGGGGCCAAGTTGTAAG GTGCTGGTACTCAGAAATCATGGTGTCGTAGCCCTTGGAGAAACGGTTGAAGAGgcttttcattatatttttaatgtgcagATAGCCTGTGAGATTCAG GTGCAGGCACTCGCAGGGGCAGGCGGGGTCGACAACCTACTCGTACTGGATCTTCAGAAGTATAAAGCTTTCACTCATTCTGTCGCAGCATCTGGAGGCGGAGGAGTGAATATGGGTTCCCATCAAAAATGGAAGGTTGGCGAGATTGAGTTTGAAGGGCTGATGAGGACTCTGGACAATTTG GGGTACAGGACAGGCTATGCATACAGGCACCCTCTCATTCGAGAGAAGCCCAGGCATAAAAGTGATGTGGAAATCCCAGCAACTGTGACTGCTTTTTCCTTTGAAGACGATACAGTGCCGCTCTCTCCTCTCAAATACATGGCACAGAGACAGCAGCGTGAGAAAACAAGATGGCTGAACTCACCAAATACTTACATGAAAGTGAATGTGCCTGAGGAGTCTCGCAACGGGGAAACCAGTCCCAGGACCAAAATCACA tGGATGAAAGCGGAGGACTCGTCTAAAGTTAGTAGTGGAACACCTATCAAAATTGAAGATCCAAATCAGTTTGTTCCTTTAAACACAAACCCGAATGAGGtactagaaaagagaaataag ATTCGAGAACAAAACCGATATGACTTGAAAACAGCAGGACCTCAGTCTCAGTTGCTTGCTGGAATTGTTGTGGATAAGCCTCCTTCT ACCATGCAGTTTGAAGATGACGAACTTGCCCCATCGGCCCCTCCCAACCCCTTCAGCCATCTCACAGAAGGAGAACTTGAAGAGTATAAGAAGACAATCGAACGCAAGCAGCGAGGCCTGGAAG AAAACCACGAGCTGTTCTCCAAGAGCTTCATCTCCATGGAGGTGCCTGTCATGGTGGTGAACGGCAAAGATGACATGCACGACATTGAAGATGAGCTTGCCAAGCGGGTGAGCAGGCTAACCACAAGCCCCACCATAGAAAACGTCGAGATTACCATTAAGTCTCCAGAGAAAATTGAGGAAGTCCTGTCACCTGAAGGCTCACCTTCAAAATCACCatccaagaagaagaagaaattccgCACTCcttcttttctgaaaaagaacaaaaaaaaggagaaagtcgAAGCCTAA
- the ADD3 gene encoding gamma-adducin isoform X1: protein MSSDASQGVITTPPPPSMPHKERYFDRINENDPEYIRERNMSPDLRQDFNMMEQRKRVTQILQSPAFREDLESLIQEQMKKGHNPTGLLALQQIADYIMANSFSGFTSPPLSLGMVTPINDLPGADTSSYVKGEKLTRCKLASLYRLADLFGWAHLANTYISVRISKEQDHIIIIPRGLSFSEATASNLVKVNIIGEVVDQGSTNLKIDHTGFSPHAAIYSTRPDVKCVIHIHTLATAAVSSMKCGILPISQESLILGDVAYYDYQGSLDEQEERIQLQKVLGPSCKVLVLRNHGVVALGETVEEAFHYIFNVQIACEIQVQALAGAGGVDNLLVLDLQKYKAFTHSVAASGGGGVNMGSHQKWKVGEIEFEGLMRTLDNLGYRTGYAYRHPLIREKPRHKSDVEIPATVTAFSFEDDTVPLSPLKYMAQRQQREKTRWLNSPNTYMKVNVPEESRNGETSPRTKITWMKAEDSSKVSSGTPIKIEDPNQFVPLNTNPNEVLEKRNKIREQNRYDLKTAGPQSQLLAGIVVDKPPSTMQFEDDELAPSAPPNPFSHLTEGELEEYKKTIERKQRGLEDAEQELLSDDASSVSQIQSQIQSPQNIPEKLEENHELFSKSFISMEVPVMVVNGKDDMHDIEDELAKRVSRLTTSPTIENVEITIKSPEKIEEVLSPEGSPSKSPSKKKKKFRTPSFLKKNKKKEKVEA from the exons ATGAGTTCAGATGCCAGCCAAGGCGTGATCactactcctcctcctcctagcATGCCTCACAAAGAGAGGTATTTTGACCGCATCAATGAAAATGACCCAGAATACATCAGGGAGAGGAACATGTCTCCTGATCTACGACAAGACTTCAATATGATGGAGCAGAGGAAACGAGTTACTCAGATCTTGCAAAGTCCT GCCTTTCGGGAAGACCTGGAAAGCCTTATTCAAGAACAGATGAAGAAAGGTCACAACCCAACCGGATTACTCGCATTGCAACAGATTGCAGATTACATCATGGCCAATTCTTTCTCTGGCTTTACTTCACCTCCCCTCA gTCTTGGCATGGTCACACCTATCAATGACCTACCCGGAGCAGATACATCCTCCTAcgtaaaaggagaaaaacttacTCGTTGTAAACTTGCCAGCCTCTACAGACTTGCAGACTTGTTTGGATGGGCACACCTGGCGAATACCTATATCTCA gtAAGAATAAGTAAGGAGCAAGACCACATTATTATAATTCCCAGAGGCCTGTCTTTTTCTGAAGCCACAGCCTCCAATTTG gTGAAAGTCAATATAATAGGAGAAGTGGTTGATCAGGGAAGTACTAACTTGAAAATCGACCATACAGGATTCAGTCCCCATGCTGCAATCTATTCAACACGTCCTGATGTTAAGTGTGTAATACACATCCATACCCTTGCAACAGCCGCT GTATCCTCCATGAAGTGCGGGATCCTTCCTATTTCTCAGGAATCCCTGATCCTGGGAGATGTCGCCTATTATGACTATCAGGGGTCACTTGATGAACAGGAGGAGAGAATTCAACTGCAGAAAGTTCTGGGGCCAAGTTGTAAG GTGCTGGTACTCAGAAATCATGGTGTCGTAGCCCTTGGAGAAACGGTTGAAGAGgcttttcattatatttttaatgtgcagATAGCCTGTGAGATTCAG GTGCAGGCACTCGCAGGGGCAGGCGGGGTCGACAACCTACTCGTACTGGATCTTCAGAAGTATAAAGCTTTCACTCATTCTGTCGCAGCATCTGGAGGCGGAGGAGTGAATATGGGTTCCCATCAAAAATGGAAGGTTGGCGAGATTGAGTTTGAAGGGCTGATGAGGACTCTGGACAATTTG GGGTACAGGACAGGCTATGCATACAGGCACCCTCTCATTCGAGAGAAGCCCAGGCATAAAAGTGATGTGGAAATCCCAGCAACTGTGACTGCTTTTTCCTTTGAAGACGATACAGTGCCGCTCTCTCCTCTCAAATACATGGCACAGAGACAGCAGCGTGAGAAAACAAGATGGCTGAACTCACCAAATACTTACATGAAAGTGAATGTGCCTGAGGAGTCTCGCAACGGGGAAACCAGTCCCAGGACCAAAATCACA tGGATGAAAGCGGAGGACTCGTCTAAAGTTAGTAGTGGAACACCTATCAAAATTGAAGATCCAAATCAGTTTGTTCCTTTAAACACAAACCCGAATGAGGtactagaaaagagaaataag ATTCGAGAACAAAACCGATATGACTTGAAAACAGCAGGACCTCAGTCTCAGTTGCTTGCTGGAATTGTTGTGGATAAGCCTCCTTCT ACCATGCAGTTTGAAGATGACGAACTTGCCCCATCGGCCCCTCCCAACCCCTTCAGCCATCTCACAGAAGGAGAACTTGAAGAGTATAAGAAGACAATCGAACGCAAGCAGCGAGGCCTGGAAG ATGCTGAGCAGGAATTACTCTCAGATGACGCTTCATCTGTTTCACAAATTCAGTCTCAAATTCAGTCACCGCAAAATATCCCTGAAAAATTAGAAG AAAACCACGAGCTGTTCTCCAAGAGCTTCATCTCCATGGAGGTGCCTGTCATGGTGGTGAACGGCAAAGATGACATGCACGACATTGAAGATGAGCTTGCCAAGCGGGTGAGCAGGCTAACCACAAGCCCCACCATAGAAAACGTCGAGATTACCATTAAGTCTCCAGAGAAAATTGAGGAAGTCCTGTCACCTGAAGGCTCACCTTCAAAATCACCatccaagaagaagaagaaattccgCACTCcttcttttctgaaaaagaacaaaaaaaaggagaaagtcgAAGCCTAA